In the genome of bacterium, one region contains:
- a CDS encoding STAS domain-containing protein → MPRESTRPFVSGDHAPQHPDGLQIRIEQNERTVRVALSGILDREGVDRLVSRVAPRLVSRGCRVILEGSRLTHLDYRATRGLIAWNRRLRAFGHQLFLQEWSDYLKAILVMEDWDRELGSTPSEAAALRLLGRPVPVGRT, encoded by the coding sequence ATGCCGAGAGAGTCGACCCGGCCGTTCGTTTCCGGCGACCACGCTCCACAGCATCCGGATGGCCTGCAGATCCGGATCGAACAGAACGAAAGAACGGTCAGGGTCGCTCTCTCGGGAATTCTCGATCGCGAGGGCGTCGACCGGCTGGTGAGTCGTGTCGCACCCCGTCTGGTGAGCCGTGGATGCCGGGTCATCCTCGAGGGCAGCCGGTTGACGCACCTCGACTACCGCGCCACGCGCGGCCTCATCGCCTGGAACCGCCGCCTGCGCGCGTTCGGGCACCAGCTCTTCCTGCAGGAGTGGAGCGACTACCTGAAGGCGATCCTGGTCATGGAGGACTGGGACCGCGAGCTCGGTTCGACCCCCAGTGAAGCCGCCGCGCTGCGCCTGCTCGGGCGCCCGGTTCCCGTCGGCCGGACATGA